The genomic region CCGCCTTCGAGACCGGCCGGCTGCAGATCCTGGGCGCCAGCGGCTACCGCCCCGAGGACGTCAGCTCCTACGACCGGGCCCCGCTGGAACCGTTCCAGCCGGCCGCCGAGGCGATCCGCAGCCGGCTGCCGGTGTTCCTGTCCAGCCCCACCGAGTACCGCGAGCGCTACCCGCAGGCCTGGCCGCGGGCCTCCAGCACCGGCCGCCGCGCCTGGGCCTTCCTGCCGCTGGTGGCCAGCGGCCGGGCGATCGGCCTGTGCGTGGTCAGCTTCGACGACTCGCGCGAGCTGGACGCCGACGAGCGCACCCTGCTCTCCACCCTCGGCGGGCTGGTCGCCCAGTCGCTGGCCCGGGCCCGGCTGCACGACGCCGAGCACGAGCTGGCCGCCGGCCTGCAGCGGGTGATGCTGCCGCGCACCGTCCCCGCCGTGCCCGGGGTGACCACCGCCGTGCGCTACCTGCCGGCCGGCTCCGGCCTGCAGATCGGCGGTGACTGGTACGACGTCGTACCGTTGCCCGGCGGACACGTCGGCCTGGTGATCGGCGACGTGCAGGGGCACGACGTGCACGCCGCCGGCATCATGGGCCAGCTGCGGATCGCCCTGCGCGCCTACGCCGCCGAGGGCCACCCGCCGGCCGCCGTGATGGCCCGGGCCTCCCGCTTCCTGGCAGACCTGGACACCGACCACTTCGCCACCTGCACCTACGCCGAGGTGAACGTCGACTACGGCGTGGTCTACGCCGTCCGGGCCGGCCACCTGGACCCGGTGGTGCGCCGCGGCGACGGCAGCAGCGCGGTGCAGAGCGTGGTCGGCGGCCTGCCGCTGGGCGTCTCGGCCGACCAGGAGTACCAGGTCACCCGGTTCAGCCTGGACCCGGGCGAGACCGTGGTGCTGTGCACCGACGGCCTGGTCGAGTCGCGCACCATGGACCTGGACACCGGCATGGCCCGGCTCTGCGAGTCGGTGGCCGGGGAGCTCGAGTCCACCGGGGTGGACCCGATCGAGGACCTCGCCGACCGGATCGCCGCCCGGGCCGCCGACTCCGCCGAGCGTGAGGACGACATAGCGCTCCTGCTGCTGCGCTGGGACGGCCCCGAGGGCGGGCTGGCCGCCCAGCAGCTGCGCCGCCGGATCGGGCAGGCCGACCTGGCCCGGGTCGCCGAGCTGCGCGGCGAGCTGCGCGACGCACTGCGCCGCTGGGGTGTCGCCGAGCTGATCGACACCGCCGAGCTGCTGGCCTCCGAGCTGGTCACCAACGCGATCCGGCACACCGACCGGGACGCGATGTTCACCGCCCGCCTCTACCGCGAGGACGGCCGTGAGCCGCGGCTGCGGATCGAGGTGGAGGACGAGTCCGACCTGTGGCCCAAGCGCCGCACCCCCGGCGAGCAGGCCTCCTCGGGCCGCGGCCTGATGCTGGTCGAGGCGCTGGCCGATGCCTGGGGCGTGGAGCCGCGCGGGACGGGCAAGCGGATGTGGTTCGAGCTGACGGCGGGCGAGGCGGCCTGACCTCGGCCGAGGCGGCCTGACACCTGGTCAGGCCGCCGGTCGGCGTACGCCGCCGACCGGCGTACGGCGCTCACCCGGAGCTGCCGGCGGGTGGTCACCCGAACTGGCGCTCCAGGTCTTTGAGCTTCTGTTCCAGGGAGTCGAGGCGGGGCAGGGTCATGGTGTCCTCCTCGGTGGTCAGGTCGATGGTCCGCCGGCCCGGGCGGGCCGGCAGTCCGGGGGCGACGGCGGGGCCGCCCGTCGGCTCGGGGGCGGACGCTATCGCAGGCTCCGCACTCCCGCCCGGCTCCAGTTGCCGGGCGGCTGTCGTGCGGGTGCGGCCCCAGCCGCCGTGCTGGCGGTTGATCGCACGGATCTCGGCCCGTTCGCGGCGGCTGGCCAGGCGCTGGCGCTCGCGGTTCTCCACCGCCTCGCGCCTGGTGTCACGGACCTCCTCCACCGCCTCGTCCAGGCTGCGCACCCCTTCGAGGAGCATCAGCGACCAGGCGGCGTACGTCTCCAGCGGGGCCCGCATCCAGCGCACGATCCGGATCTGCGGCAGCGGCCGCGGCACCAGACCCTGCTCGCGCAGTGCGGCCCGGCGGGTCTGCTTGAGCGCCCGGTCGAAGAGCACGGCGGCGGAGAGCGACATCCCGGCGAAGAACTGCGGGGCGCCCGCATGCCCGAGCCCGCGCGGGGCGTGCACCCAGTTGAACCAGGCGGAGGCGCCGGCGAAGAGCCAGACCAGCAGGCGGGAGCCGAGGGCCGCGTCACCGTGGCTGGCCTCGCGCACCGCGAGCACCGAGCAGAACATCGCGGCGCCGTCCAGACCGAACGGGACCAGGTACTCCCAGCCGTCGCTCAGCCCGAGGTTCTGGATGCCGAAGCCGACCAGGCCGTGGAAGGAGAGCGCGGCGGCGACGGCCGCGCAGCAGAAGAGCAGGGTGTAGGAGGCGGCTCCGTAGAGGGACTCCTTGCGCCGCCGCCGTTCTTCGGTGCGTTCCCAGGAGTCGGCCCCGCGTGCGGCGGCCGCCCCTCGGCTGCGCAGGTAGGCGACCAGCACCGCGCTGGGGAGCAGGACGGCGATGGTGGCCACGGCCCAGCCCAGTGGTATGTCCGACAGTTTCATTGCGCTGACCCAGCCTCGCTTTCGGCGGTCGTGGTGGCGGGGCCACCAGGGGACGTCCATCATGGCCGATGGCTGGGCTCGGCACGGGCGGTTTGCGGTCAAATACCCTGATGGGTGAGCGAACTGACGTCTCGTCAGTATGACGGTATGACAATTACAGGCGGGTGCGCGGGCAGCCGACGCAGCTCTCCGCCGGGCGCAGCGTGTAGAAGAGGCAGCAGCTGACCCGGGTGCGTGCGGGTGCTGGAGCCGGTACGGGTGCGGGTGCGGGCGCCGGTGCGGGTCCGGCGGCGCCGCGGAAGGCGGCCGCGCCGGTGAACGGGGCGGTGCCGCCGGGCAGGAGGGCGTCCAGGGCCGGCACCGCGCGCGACTCCAGTCCGAGCAGGCCGGCGGCGTACCAGAGGCTCTCCACCAGTTCGTCGGTGGCCAGGCCCCACAGGGTGCGCGGCCCGCGCCGCAGGTGCGGGCGGAAGGCGGCGAGCAGCGGGTCGAGCTGTTCGGCGACGGCGCCGCGCAGGGCGGCGCCCAGTGCGGCCTGGTCCGGCACGAGGTGGGCGCCCGGATGCCGGGCCGCCGGGTCGGTGGGCAGGCAGGCGAAGCGGTGCGGTGCGGCCGGCGGCAGGGCGAGTTCGGCCGGGCCGCCGCAGCTCGGGTGACGGAACGCGAGCTGCTCGGCCGCAGGCAGCGGAACCCGCTGTTCCAGCAGCCAGGGGAGGGTGAAGAGCAGGCAGAGCGGCCAGGTGTAGCGGTGCAGCCAGAAACCGGCGGCGACGTCGGGGCGCGGGGTGGTTCCGTAGCGCAGCCGGGCCTGCCGGGTCTCGGTGGCGATCACCCGGGCCTGCAGGGCGGGGTCGGCGAGCAGTCGACCGGTGGTCAGCCAGCCCTCGTCGGGCCGGACCGGGCCCAACCGGATCCGCAGCTCGGGGAAGACGCGGGCGAACGCGCCGTAGGCTGCCGCATAGGGGGCCGCCCCGGGGTGCGGTGCGCGGGTGCGGTGCGCGGTCCTCATCGCTCGGTCCTCGTCGCTCGGCGGGAAACCGAAAGGGTGAGGCGCGTACGCCTCACCCAATCAGGTTAGCCTCACCTTAGC from Kitasatospora azatica KCTC 9699 harbors:
- a CDS encoding DUF2637 domain-containing protein, coding for MKLSDIPLGWAVATIAVLLPSAVLVAYLRSRGAAAARGADSWERTEERRRRKESLYGAASYTLLFCCAAVAAALSFHGLVGFGIQNLGLSDGWEYLVPFGLDGAAMFCSVLAVREASHGDAALGSRLLVWLFAGASAWFNWVHAPRGLGHAGAPQFFAGMSLSAAVLFDRALKQTRRAALREQGLVPRPLPQIRIVRWMRAPLETYAAWSLMLLEGVRSLDEAVEEVRDTRREAVENRERQRLASRRERAEIRAINRQHGGWGRTRTTAARQLEPGGSAEPAIASAPEPTGGPAVAPGLPARPGRRTIDLTTEEDTMTLPRLDSLEQKLKDLERQFG
- a CDS encoding (2Fe-2S)-binding protein; the protein is MRTAHRTRAPHPGAAPYAAAYGAFARVFPELRIRLGPVRPDEGWLTTGRLLADPALQARVIATETRQARLRYGTTPRPDVAAGFWLHRYTWPLCLLFTLPWLLEQRVPLPAAEQLAFRHPSCGGPAELALPPAAPHRFACLPTDPAARHPGAHLVPDQAALGAALRGAVAEQLDPLLAAFRPHLRRGPRTLWGLATDELVESLWYAAGLLGLESRAVPALDALLPGGTAPFTGAAAFRGAAGPAPAPAPAPVPAPAPARTRVSCCLFYTLRPAESCVGCPRTRL
- a CDS encoding ATP-binding SpoIIE family protein phosphatase, with protein sequence MATEPEPQGPARLPLGPPAQGGRRSGTRTSSLAAGRIAVPAALPAVQSLATRTGDSTPEWLEPAMAANGIGSFDWDIRRDLIEADQRAVAIIGGSGSSFRLSSDAFLALLHPEDAPVVRRRVERAVAELGQCGAYYRTVFPGGALHAVRFRGRVLADAFGRPSRMVGFVWDATAELHKREDAGRMAALREERSRFIKEAARALSEAVTVRDVARVFTELPLPGLPPDGLVLAAFETGRLQILGASGYRPEDVSSYDRAPLEPFQPAAEAIRSRLPVFLSSPTEYRERYPQAWPRASSTGRRAWAFLPLVASGRAIGLCVVSFDDSRELDADERTLLSTLGGLVAQSLARARLHDAEHELAAGLQRVMLPRTVPAVPGVTTAVRYLPAGSGLQIGGDWYDVVPLPGGHVGLVIGDVQGHDVHAAGIMGQLRIALRAYAAEGHPPAAVMARASRFLADLDTDHFATCTYAEVNVDYGVVYAVRAGHLDPVVRRGDGSSAVQSVVGGLPLGVSADQEYQVTRFSLDPGETVVLCTDGLVESRTMDLDTGMARLCESVAGELESTGVDPIEDLADRIAARAADSAEREDDIALLLLRWDGPEGGLAAQQLRRRIGQADLARVAELRGELRDALRRWGVAELIDTAELLASELVTNAIRHTDRDAMFTARLYREDGREPRLRIEVEDESDLWPKRRTPGEQASSGRGLMLVEALADAWGVEPRGTGKRMWFELTAGEAA